A genomic segment from Desulfovibrio sp. ZJ209 encodes:
- a CDS encoding 4Fe-4S dicluster domain-containing protein — protein MMNAISLGRMRDAAFTREVEERSGQDISTCYQCGNCTAGCPAGFVYDRQVNQIMRGVQLGLKEQVLKSNAVWFCLGCSMCSQRCPNNIDVARVMETLRHMARHEGDVTVPRVEKFWLSFLDTVRAFGRTWEIGTMALYMFRSLRLTTDLDLAPAALKRHKLPFIPKCAPDEGAAAAGRILSRYKERAKAKGVRP, from the coding sequence ATGATGAATGCCATCTCCCTTGGCCGGATGCGCGATGCGGCCTTCACCCGCGAGGTGGAGGAGCGCAGCGGCCAGGACATCTCCACCTGTTACCAGTGCGGCAACTGCACGGCCGGCTGCCCGGCGGGCTTCGTCTATGACCGCCAGGTGAACCAGATCATGCGCGGCGTGCAGCTCGGCCTCAAGGAGCAGGTGCTCAAGTCCAATGCCGTCTGGTTCTGCCTCGGCTGCTCCATGTGCAGCCAGCGTTGCCCCAACAATATCGACGTGGCCCGCGTCATGGAGACCCTGCGCCACATGGCGCGCCACGAGGGCGACGTGACCGTGCCCCGGGTGGAGAAGTTCTGGCTCTCCTTCCTCGATACGGTGCGCGCCTTCGGCCGCACCTGGGAGATCGGCACCATGGCGCTCTACATGTTCCGCTCGCTCAGGCTCACCACCGACCTCGACCTCGCGCCGGCGGCGCTCAAGCGGCACAAGCTGCCCTTTATCCCGAAGTGCGCGCCCGACGAGGGCGCGGCCGCTGCCGGGCGCATCCTTTCGCGCTACAAGGAGCGGGCCAAGGCCAAGGGGGTGCGGCCATGA
- a CDS encoding CoB--CoM heterodisulfide reductase iron-sulfur subunit B family protein produces MKFAYYPGCSQEGSALDYGKSTGALCAALGIELAEIPGWSCCGSTPAHAVDTQLSAALCARNLDLAAKEGAEQVVTPCPSCLSNLRLAADRMKEPAFRKGVNELLDAPAAEDLPESTSVMQLIGRVYDADTLAARVKNPLTGIRLAAYYGCLMSRPADVMQFGDPENPTLMETLLSACGAEMVEFPLKTVCCGASFGIPERPLTARNSGRILELATRLGVDAIAVACPLCQMNLDLRQKQAEKAEDAFFHMPVLYFTQLMGLAMGIAPEHLGLDQLCVSAGPLLRKMEAASAKGTEAKGGKA; encoded by the coding sequence ATGAAGTTCGCCTATTATCCGGGCTGCTCGCAGGAAGGCTCGGCCCTCGACTACGGCAAGTCCACGGGCGCGCTCTGCGCGGCGCTCGGCATCGAGCTCGCCGAGATCCCGGGCTGGAGCTGCTGCGGCTCCACGCCGGCCCACGCCGTGGATACCCAGCTTTCCGCCGCGCTCTGCGCGCGCAACCTCGACCTTGCGGCCAAGGAAGGCGCCGAGCAGGTGGTCACGCCCTGCCCGAGCTGCCTCTCCAACCTCAGGCTCGCGGCCGACCGCATGAAGGAGCCGGCCTTCCGCAAGGGCGTCAACGAGCTCCTGGACGCGCCCGCCGCCGAGGACTTGCCGGAGAGCACTTCGGTCATGCAGCTCATCGGCCGCGTCTATGACGCGGACACGCTGGCCGCCCGCGTGAAAAATCCGCTGACGGGCATCAGGCTCGCGGCCTATTACGGCTGCCTCATGAGCCGCCCGGCGGACGTGATGCAGTTCGGCGACCCGGAAAACCCCACCCTCATGGAGACCCTGCTTTCCGCCTGCGGCGCGGAAATGGTGGAATTTCCGCTCAAGACGGTCTGCTGCGGCGCGTCCTTCGGCATCCCGGAGCGGCCGCTCACGGCGCGCAATTCCGGGCGCATCCTCGAGCTCGCGACCCGGCTCGGCGTGGACGCCATCGCCGTGGCCTGTCCGCTCTGCCAGATGAATCTTGATCTCAGGCAGAAGCAGGCCGAGAAGGCCGAGGACGCCTTTTTCCACATGCCGGTGCTCTATTTCACCCAGCTCATGGGCCTCGCCATGGGCATCGCGCCCGAGCACCTCGGTCTGGACCAGCTCTGCGTGAGCGCCGGGCCCCTCCTGCGCAAGATGGAGGCCGCGAGCGCCAAGGGCACGGAAGCCAAGGGAGGCAAGGCATGA
- a CDS encoding CoB--CoM heterodisulfide reductase iron-sulfur subunit A family protein has translation MRIGVFVCHCGSNIAGTVDVAQVAERARQYPDVVYADDPMYTCAEPGQQAIEQAIHDYKLDGVVVASCTPRMHEPTFRRTVERAGLNPYMFEMANIREHVSWIGKDKEANTNKAAELVLMAVEKLRRNRPLSPKAFEVTKKVLIIGGGVAGTQAALDCADGGVPVILVEREATIGGKMAKLDKTFPTVDCSACILGPKIVDVSQHPLITLYAYSEVEDISGYVGNFTVKIRKKTPYVDWSKCTGCGACTEKCPSKKTPDAFNEFMGDTTAINIAFPQAIPKKAVINAPYCRKLTSGKCGICAKVCPTGAVDYELKDEYVTETVGAIVAATGYDLMDWSVYEQYGGGRYPDVITGLQYERLLNASGPTGGHVVRPSDGREPENVVFIQCVGSRDRSVGRPYCSSFCCMYTAKQAVLTKDHLPNSHSYIFYMDIRAAGKLYDEFTRRTMEEYGTHYIRGRVSAIYPDGEGRYVVMGADTLMGEPIEIKADLVVLAVGIQASAGAAKLAEKLRISYDAYGFFMESHVKLKPVETNTAGVFLAGVCQGPKDIPASVAQGSAAAAKVLGLFAKPQLESDPAIAHVDMRRCVDCGKCIRCCPFGAIEEVNMRGVNKAQVIETVCQGCGLCVATCPQGAIQLSHSTDNQILAEVNALCRF, from the coding sequence ATGAGAATCGGCGTTTTCGTCTGCCATTGCGGCAGCAATATCGCGGGCACCGTGGACGTGGCCCAGGTGGCCGAGCGCGCCCGCCAGTATCCCGATGTCGTTTACGCGGACGACCCCATGTACACCTGCGCCGAGCCCGGGCAGCAGGCCATCGAGCAGGCCATCCACGACTACAAGCTCGACGGCGTGGTCGTGGCCTCCTGTACGCCCAGGATGCACGAGCCCACCTTCCGCCGCACCGTGGAGCGCGCGGGCCTCAACCCCTACATGTTCGAGATGGCCAATATCCGCGAGCACGTCTCGTGGATCGGCAAGGACAAGGAGGCCAACACCAACAAGGCCGCCGAGCTCGTGCTCATGGCCGTGGAAAAGCTGCGCCGCAACCGGCCGCTCTCGCCCAAGGCCTTCGAGGTGACGAAGAAGGTGCTCATCATCGGCGGCGGCGTGGCCGGCACCCAGGCCGCCCTCGACTGCGCGGACGGCGGCGTGCCCGTCATCCTCGTGGAGCGCGAGGCCACCATCGGCGGCAAGATGGCCAAGCTCGACAAGACCTTCCCCACCGTGGACTGCTCGGCCTGCATCCTCGGGCCCAAGATCGTGGACGTGTCCCAGCACCCGCTCATCACGCTCTATGCGTATTCCGAGGTGGAGGACATCTCGGGCTATGTGGGCAATTTCACGGTGAAGATCCGCAAGAAAACGCCCTATGTGGACTGGAGCAAGTGCACGGGCTGCGGCGCCTGCACCGAGAAATGCCCGAGCAAGAAGACGCCCGACGCCTTCAACGAGTTCATGGGCGACACCACGGCCATCAATATCGCCTTCCCCCAGGCCATCCCGAAAAAGGCGGTGATCAACGCGCCCTACTGCCGCAAGCTCACGAGCGGCAAGTGCGGCATCTGCGCCAAGGTCTGCCCCACGGGCGCCGTGGATTACGAACTCAAGGACGAGTATGTCACCGAGACCGTGGGCGCCATCGTGGCGGCCACGGGCTATGACCTCATGGACTGGTCCGTCTATGAGCAATACGGCGGCGGCCGCTACCCGGATGTCATCACGGGCCTCCAGTACGAGCGCCTGCTCAACGCCTCGGGCCCCACGGGCGGCCACGTGGTGCGGCCCTCGGACGGCCGCGAGCCGGAGAACGTTGTCTTCATCCAGTGCGTGGGCTCGCGCGACAGATCCGTGGGGCGCCCCTACTGCTCCTCGTTCTGCTGCATGTACACGGCCAAGCAGGCCGTGCTCACCAAGGACCATTTGCCCAATTCCCATTCCTATATCTTCTATATGGACATCCGCGCTGCGGGCAAGCTCTATGACGAGTTCACGCGCCGCACCATGGAGGAATACGGCACCCACTACATCCGGGGCCGCGTTTCCGCCATCTACCCGGACGGCGAGGGCCGCTACGTGGTCATGGGCGCGGACACGCTCATGGGCGAGCCCATCGAGATCAAGGCCGACCTCGTGGTCCTCGCCGTGGGTATCCAGGCCAGTGCTGGCGCCGCCAAGCTGGCGGAAAAGCTGCGCATCTCCTATGACGCCTACGGCTTCTTCATGGAGAGCCACGTCAAGCTGAAACCCGTGGAGACCAACACCGCGGGCGTTTTCCTCGCCGGCGTGTGCCAGGGCCCCAAGGACATCCCGGCCTCGGTGGCCCAGGGCTCGGCGGCGGCGGCCAAGGTGCTCGGCCTCTTCGCCAAGCCCCAGCTCGAGAGCGACCCGGCCATCGCGCATGTGGACATGCGCCGCTGTGTGGACTGCGGCAAGTGCATCCGCTGCTGCCCCTTCGGCGCCATCGAGGAAGTGAACATGCGCGGCGTGAACAAGGCGCAGGTCATTGAAACGGTCTGCCAGGGCTGCGGCCTCTGCGTGGCGACCTGTCCGCAGGGCGCCATCCAGCTCTCGCATTCCACCGACAACCAGATTCTCGCGGAGGTCAACGCGCTATGCCGGTTCTAG
- a CDS encoding hydrogenase iron-sulfur subunit yields the protein MPVLEGKELRIVGFLCNWCSYGGADTAGVARAGQPTDLRVIRVPCTGRVDPLFIVKALLEGADGVLVSGCHPRDCHYSVGNFYARRRLEVVREFLPVIGIDPRRFAYTWVSASEGQRWQEVVQKFTAEIHDLGPAPRLEDAKPLLRLADMALTSLHPLGTGEKAALAELKEAIKAKLPELEFVIGWQQGYDAAHTVPLFMKTPEDVDKLVWGPLNVNNLAVYLPQFKGRKVGIVVKGCDSRSIAELLQEKLINREDVTIFSIPCEGVLDMARVNTELGRYTKIDSVTMDEASVTITADGKEHRFCMTECAQGKCYGCTTPGAVIADQRFGTPVEVTPAAHTPPELAMLDAMSLEERMGFWKAQMERCLRCYACRNACPMCVCRDYCISDARDPHWMSQGESARDKLFFQTIHALHLAGRCTGCGECQRACPVGIPILALRQQIARAVGKLFGGYQSGINPEAIPPLLTYAVEEPHIHERDW from the coding sequence ATGCCGGTTCTAGAAGGCAAGGAACTGCGGATCGTCGGCTTTCTCTGCAACTGGTGCTCCTACGGCGGCGCGGACACGGCCGGCGTGGCGCGCGCCGGGCAGCCCACCGACCTGCGCGTCATCCGCGTGCCCTGTACGGGCCGCGTGGACCCGCTCTTCATCGTCAAGGCCCTGCTGGAGGGCGCGGACGGCGTGCTCGTTTCCGGCTGCCACCCGCGTGACTGCCACTATTCGGTGGGCAATTTCTACGCCCGCCGCCGCCTCGAAGTGGTGCGCGAGTTCTTGCCCGTCATCGGCATCGACCCGCGCCGCTTCGCCTACACCTGGGTGTCGGCCTCGGAGGGCCAGCGCTGGCAGGAGGTGGTGCAGAAATTCACCGCCGAGATCCATGACCTCGGGCCCGCGCCGCGCCTCGAGGACGCCAAGCCCCTGCTCAGGCTCGCCGACATGGCTCTCACCTCCCTGCATCCGCTGGGCACCGGGGAGAAGGCGGCGCTCGCCGAGCTCAAGGAGGCCATCAAGGCGAAGCTCCCGGAGCTCGAGTTCGTCATCGGCTGGCAGCAGGGCTATGACGCGGCGCATACCGTGCCGCTCTTCATGAAGACCCCGGAGGATGTGGACAAGCTCGTCTGGGGGCCGCTCAACGTCAACAATCTGGCCGTCTATCTGCCGCAGTTCAAGGGCAGGAAGGTCGGCATCGTGGTCAAGGGCTGCGATTCGCGCTCCATCGCCGAGCTGTTGCAGGAAAAGCTCATCAACCGCGAGGACGTGACCATCTTCTCCATCCCCTGCGAGGGCGTGCTGGACATGGCCCGCGTGAACACCGAGCTCGGCCGCTACACGAAGATCGACAGCGTGACCATGGACGAGGCCTCGGTGACCATCACGGCCGACGGCAAGGAGCACCGCTTCTGCATGACGGAATGCGCCCAGGGCAAGTGCTATGGCTGCACCACGCCGGGCGCGGTCATCGCCGACCAGCGTTTCGGCACGCCCGTGGAGGTGACGCCGGCCGCGCACACGCCGCCCGAGCTCGCCATGCTCGACGCCATGAGCCTTGAGGAACGCATGGGCTTCTGGAAGGCGCAGATGGAGCGCTGCCTGCGCTGCTACGCCTGCCGCAACGCCTGCCCCATGTGCGTCTGCCGCGACTACTGCATCTCCGATGCCCGCGATCCGCACTGGATGAGCCAGGGCGAGAGCGCGCGCGACAAGCTCTTCTTCCAGACCATCCACGCCCTGCACCTCGCCGGGCGCTGCACGGGCTGCGGCGAGTGCCAGCGCGCCTGCCCCGTGGGCATCCCCATCCTCGCCCTGCGCCAGCAGATCGCCCGCGCGGTGGGCAAGCTCTTCGGCGGCTACCAGTCCGGCATCAACCCGGAAGCCATCCCGCCGCTGTTGACCTACGCCGTGGAAGAACCGCATATCCATGAGAGGGACTGGTAA